The Raphanus sativus cultivar WK10039 unplaced genomic scaffold, ASM80110v3 Scaffold3052, whole genome shotgun sequence genome includes a region encoding these proteins:
- the LOC108838391 gene encoding formin-like protein 4, whose protein sequence is MSGNDYTRYLSAGSRKSYGSKKSSSRRSNPGSSSNSQMAESSAVPNSQTQPSPPAPSQVSLPALAPAQAPPAPAPSQAPPAPAPSQAPPAPAPAQAPPPPAPDAAAMTLDDLAAINMILASPGHHLLPHLHPNRPPNTVWFDEDGSVAASVRQIFERDFKEPHASWKQTPGNVVRRWFESFAQMYHWDSGFTSLVRDSFEAKLKVQMNRQICRWKTLWRVKGDAAMPVWFDPNVWAGLVTYWLDPGTEVRSCNSRAARYSDPDGHGPSKHRSGQTSYKARARIIAEETGESIPDLLGVLEITKRKPDGSFVDGKSEQLYNDVTSKFQELSQAASDDPESTGSVGLTPAEKNKIYCELAPRKKGRIYGVGSLNQSVGSVSASFPSSSSSEDQSLKKIIKEQALVIQSQGNEIGRLSAAVRYLATKDSTLANILQSEDVPSSHNSEGMSHDSRDDESDAI, encoded by the exons ATGTCAGGAAATGATTATACCCGATATCTGTCTGCTGGTAGTAGGAAGAGTTATGGCAGTAAGAAGAGTTCATCCCGTCGTAGCAATCCGGGAAGTTCTTCTAATTCTCAGATGGCTGAGAGCTCCGCTGTACCTAACAGCCAGACACAACCTTCCCCTCCAGCTCCCTCTCAAGTTTCCCTTCCTGCTCTTGCTCCTGCTCAAGCTCCTCCAGCTCCCGCTCCCTCTCAAGCTCCTCCAGCTCCCGCTCCCTCTCAAGCTCCTCCAGCTCCCGCTCCTGCTCaagctcctccacctccagctCCCGATGCTGCCGCAATGACGTTGGATGATTTAGCGGCAATCAATATGATTCTGGCTAGTCCTggacatcatcttcttcctcacctGCATCCAAATCGCCCTCCAAATACGGTTtg GTTTGATGAAGATGGGAGCGTTGCTGCATCGGTTCGTCAAATCTTTGAAAGAGATTTCAAAGAACCGCATGCTAGTTGGAAGCAAACCCCTGGGAATGTCGTGAGACGTTGGTTTGAATCCTTTGCG cAAATGTATCATTGGGATTCTGGTTTCACTAGCCTGGTTCGCGATTCTTTCGAGGCCAAATTGAAAGTCCAAATGAATCGCCAAATTTGTCGGTGGAAGACATTGTGGCGGGTAAAAGGTGATGCAGCTATGCCTGTTTGGTTTGACCCAAATGTTTGGGCTGGTCTCGTCACTTATTGGCTAGATCCAGGCACTGAAGTCCGGAGTTGCAATAGTCGGGCAGCCCGTTACTCTGACCCCGATGGACATGGGCCGTCTAAGCATCGTTCAGGTCAGACTTCTTACAAGGCCCGTGCGCGAATTATT gCTGAAGAAACAGGAGAGTCTATTCCTGATTTGCTTGGGGTTCTCGAGATCACTAAACGAAAGCCGGATGGGTCTTTCGTTGACGGCAAATCTGAGCAGCTCTACAATGACGTGACATCTAAATTTCAGGAGTTATCTCAGGCAGCTAGTGATGATCCGGAGAGCACCGGTTCTGTTGGTCTCACTCCagcagaaaagaacaagatttaTTGTGAG CTTGCTCCCCGCAAAAAGGGACGAATTTATGGAGTGGGTTCTCTAAATCAATCTGTAGGATCCGTTTCTGCATCTTTTCCTTCTTCTAGCAGTTCTGAGGACCAGTCTTTGAAGAAGATCATCAAGGAACAAGCTCTTGTGATTCAGAGCCAGGGAAATGAAATCGGGAGGCTGAGTGCTGCTGTTCGTTATCTAGCTACCAAAGATTCTACCTTGGCGAACATTCTTCAGTCCGAAGATGTGCCTTCTTCCCACAACTCCGAGGGCATGTCTCATGACTCTAGAGATGATGAATCTGATGCTATTTAG